In Quercus robur chromosome 11, dhQueRobu3.1, whole genome shotgun sequence, the sequence GTGAACATGAACTCACGAAAAATCTTATTTAGACACGATTATAACTTAACCAATAAATATTCAATCAACTTGATATTTTTAGAAGCAAGGAGGCTCTGCAGAGTTTTCTAGAATGGCTTGCCTACCTACTGAGTAAGATGTGCCTTGATATATTCAAGAAGTTGCACACGTCTTGCTCACCAAGTGATGTTTTATAAAAGCAATATCTGACTATCTCGCTTGAGCAAGATGCAAGCAAACTTTCGGTATGATCAATTAGTTTGCTCAAGCAAGAATGAAGTTCTCTCGTGCAACCTTACTGTTTCACTTGAGCAAAAATGGGTTCCACTCGAGCAAGCTTCCCTAGATTAAACATATTCTAGAAATTTCAAGATTTGGCTCTCTCTTCACAAATGGCCAAGGATACAAATCATGTTGTAGATTACATTGTCAAATGCTGCCAATCAAAATCTTACCACAACAGTGTTTGTAACCTGGAGAACATTGCAGTAGTTGTACTTCAATCTCAATGCATAGCTTCTTTGTCCACATTTGTAACCCATGCCTCTCATGTATATGAAATGAGTGCTAATTTTTCACTATCATGGAAATAGTTGTACAGAATTTAATTCCCTTCTTTCAATACTTTCTCATATTTCTACATAATCCAGGTATACAtttctttaatcttaaattaacAGCATTTTCTAGTCTTTTCTAAATATCACATTCAGCATTATATCTTCACATTCTCAATTTCTTGAAATTGTAAAAACAATCATGTTTACTTTTAATGTCCTGTGAACTTATTGGGGTCAGCCATATTCATTTGCACCTAACTTATTGAGTGAACAAAATCCCCTTAGGAGTTAGGACTCCTTGCTCCAAAAACTTCTCTTGGCAGCCTTTATATATTACTCTTAACGCTTCATACGTGTTTTgcttatctctctctttcacaaTTCAGTAAACTTGATTTTAAAGGCCTGTTAAAAATGACTTCCATAAAGTCGCAAGCATTTACACTGAACGGTGGGCGCCAAGGAAAATGAATCATATATGGCAGTCATCAAGGAAGCCACATAGCAACAATTATCACCTCCAGGCCTAAATGTCCAAGTCATTCTTTTACTCGTGAAGTTGCTTTTTTTCTCCCTGTATCTTCATCTAAACGCCAAATAGccaaatattttgtatattagGCTGTCGCCCCCATAACTGTAGGAAGCCAATTCTGTTCAAGGCTCTGTCTCACCCACACAGGAGGAAGCCATGTGTTGGAACATGAGAGCACTTGAATTAAAGTAAATCTTGGGAACTAGTATGCTTACCTGCAGAAGATCCCTGGTTGATAGCGGGACAACAGAAACTTACATATGGAAATTCTCTAAATGATATTGTGTGTATGGTCAACTTATAGATTCCTTGACAATTTTCTATATTAAAATCCATTTTAAATGCAATTAACTTTAGTCACCATTCAGCCATTTTATGAGATTGAACAATGCACAAGCTTTTGCAGGAAGCTGTGGTGCAGAAGCAACACATAAGATCAAAGCCAAGAGGACTTTGTGAATTACTCTGGCCAAAAATTGCTTTTATAAAATTTGAGTCTTGTACATGCATAGAGTAGAAGGCCTTCAATTCTCGTATCATATTATATTCTATGATAAGGTAAAACTTGATGcagaatataaataaaatatcaaaatgggCTATGGACTGATGTGCAATGAAACAAATATTCTATCAGTTATTTCTCTAAATTTAGTTAAATACAATCTCATTACCTTGTCTTAACAAATAAAGTTTGCCTAAGACAACAATGCCTTAACTCCAACTACTTAGGTTCAGTATTAAACCATATAaaagggccaaaaaaaaaaaatttgatgtatAAGGATCAAGTATACACAGTTTCTGCATAATGAGCTTAAGGCAAAAGATCGAGTAATCAACATTCTTATcccaattttaacaattaccaTCAGAATAATGCAGAGTAGAATGCACTAAACAAATGACTTCTGATCCCTAGAGCAGATATTACTTTTCCTTGTCAATGGATACCTTATCAGGTTTAGGCCGTGCTGCTGACTGAGAAGAAACATACTGCAGAATCTCAAAAAACCTTGTTTGGCCAAAATTCACAGCCTTTTGCCAATACAGAATTGCAATATCCCAAGCCTTAACTCTCAACTCCAATAAGGTGTGATCAATTTCCCCTTCATGTTTAGCCACATAAGGCTGGAAGAAAGATTTATAAACATATGATGTTCCCtggaaacaattaaaaattattgtcaAAGAAACTGTTACGaatgaataattaattaaacaaaatagttCTGCAAGTTCAAGATGTCAAATGTGTGCCTTTGTTTTAGGATGCCAAAGATATATAAAGATTGCCAACTTTGCTTCACTGTACAGTGGTAGCcttgtccaaaaaaaagaaagaaagtcaagaatccaaaaataaatgcaaaagagaaCAGCACTATATGAAAAATCAACTTATTTGTGTTGTGTTCAAAAATTGCATACCATGAAATGAAAGTATCCCCAACTCTTTCAAAGACTGTAAGCATAGCAACTATAATCCTACAAAATTAGAAGATGACACATTTTAGCActaaaataagttatatcctAAGATACCATCATACTAGCACAACATGAAGATGCATACCAGTATTGGCACCAAAAGAGAAGTTGCTCAATCTGAGGCTTATTTTTCTCCACAGTTTTAAAACACTCATAAGCCGGATAAGCATAGCCAAAAACAAGCCTGCAAATACAAATTAGAATTTTAACTTTCTGTATAACAAAAAAGCAATTAACTGATGAAAATGCGAAGTTCCCATATCACTTTTTGTTACATACAGAAGTGCTCTTGAAAGAAATGAC encodes:
- the LOC126705824 gene encoding HVA22-like protein i isoform X3 — its product is MHQLFSGLKMMGSFLSRALLLVFGYAYPAYECFKTVEKNKPQIEQLLFWCQYWIIVAMLTVFERVGDTFISWLPLYSEAKLAIFIYLWHPKTKGTSYVYKSFFQPYVAKHEGEIDHTLLELRVKAWDIAILYWQKAVNFGQTRFFEILQYVSSQSAARPKPDKVSIDKEK
- the LOC126705824 gene encoding putative HVA22-like protein g isoform X2, with amino-acid sequence MAADTQLTRQASETGRIAPTRNEVHEMRGQSDIPVRHHDRSGPFRSPKLLLPGSERRVGQRNSKPKYSRRFGFGSVSFHATLVFGYAYPAYECFKTVEKNKPQIEQLLFWCQYWIIVAMLTVFERVGDTFISWLPLYSEAKLAIFIYLWHPKTKGTSYVYKSFFQPYVAKHEGEIDHTLLELRVKAWDIAILYWQKAVNFGQTRFFEILQYVSSQSAARPKPDKVSIDKEK
- the LOC126705824 gene encoding putative HVA22-like protein g isoform X1, yielding MAADTQLTRQASETGRIAPTRNEVHEMRGQSDIPVRHHDRSGPFRSPKLLLPGSERRVGQRNSKPKYSRRFGFGSVSFHATYDFSLDHSHVKSVSPFPHLIQLFHILRLSQNLLVFGYAYPAYECFKTVEKNKPQIEQLLFWCQYWIIVAMLTVFERVGDTFISWLPLYSEAKLAIFIYLWHPKTKGTSYVYKSFFQPYVAKHEGEIDHTLLELRVKAWDIAILYWQKAVNFGQTRFFEILQYVSSQSAARPKPDKVSIDKEK